Genomic segment of Desulfonatronum thioautotrophicum:
TGAGGTTGGAATGATAAAGTCCTTCCCGACGCAGCAAGGCTCCAAGCTCCCCTTGCCCTGTACAGCCATCAGCTTCAGTGAGTACGCGCAGTTTATAGGCGGCAGTATGTTTCCTGCGCGTGACGATCTCGATTACTTCCGGGTCGGCCGGGCGATTTGCGAGGTTTGGGTCCGAGCCGGAGAAGGGGGAGACTCCAGTCGGCCTACGGCCTCCCTCCGTCTCCCCCTTCTCCGGCCCCTTGGCGGAAATGATGCTTGGTGCGGTAATGTTCATGTTTGAGACTCCTTCGCCCTACATTAATTATTCAACAGGGCGGGGTCTCAGCTTCAATGACACAGAGGGTCTGTATGTTGTTCGGCTCCAGCTTGATCAATTGCGTGTAACTCACAGGCAGGTATTCGAGGCTACGCGGGATCAAGGGATCGGCGTGAACTTGCATTACATCCCTGTGCATACACAGCCGTTCTACCGGGAGTTGGGCTTTCAGCTGGGTGATTGTCCCGTAGCTGAAAAATACTACCAGGAGGCGTTGACCCTGCCCTTGTTCCCGGGCATGAATGAGGAAGACCAGGATCGGGTGGTGGGTGCGTTGAAGAGAATCCTGCCCACGGAATACACGGAAGAACACGGAAGAACACGATAACCACATCTTCCGCCCCTGGATAGCTGACAAAAATGGCCAAAGAATTCATTCCAGACGAAATCCAGTTACGGAGCAAAATTCACATCTTACGGGGCGTGCAAGTGATGCTTGACCGTGACTTGGCCAGCTCTCTACGGGGTGAAAGCAATTCGTCTCAGGGAGCAGATCAAACGCAATATTATCCGCTTTCCTGAAGATTTCATGTTCCAACTCAAGGAGATAGAGGTTGATCACTTGGTATCGCAAAATGCGATACCTTCACGAAAAAACCTTGGCGGAGCATTACCGTATGGAAGCAAGCGTTTGTCCTCTTTTCAGAGTATTTTGCCACAGACGAGAAAGGCAGACAAAAGTCGGACTTCCGGCTTGACCCACGTTCTGTAAAGAAGGCTTTTTGACATGTTTCGCATCTATCTTGATATGTGCTGCTTCAATCGACCTTATGACGACCAAAGTCAAACACGTATTCGGTTGGAGACAGAAGCAAAGTTGCTTATTCAACAAAAGGTCAAGCAAGGTGAATGTGCTATGCTTTGGTCATCCACGCTCAAAGTTGAATGCACGAAAAACCCTTTTGAAGAACACCGCATGGCCATTGCAAGATGGCGAAGCCTCGCTGTTGAACTTGTTTACGCAACCCATGAAGTGGTTGCCAAAGCTCATGAATTTACCCTGTTCGGAGTTTCAAATTATGACGCCTTGCATATAGCATCTGCAATATCGGGAAAGGCTGATTATTTTATCACGACCGATGATCGTCTACTCAAGAAGATGCGCGGCAATCATGAGATGCGTGTCATGTTGCCCAACGCCGCGCTTGCTGAATTGGAGGGTTGGTATGAAGACTGAAGTCGAAATACGCATGCAAGGCATGCAGGCATTGATCGGAGAGTTAGGGTTGGTGGAGACCGAGCGCTTTCTTGCGGCTGTTATCAGGGATCGGTTCAATTATACGGAATGGCGACGCAGGGGATTGCCGGACATGACAATTGAAGCCATTGCCGCGGAAGGGAGCGCATTGGCGGCAAGGCTCAATGAATCCAATACCGTGCCGAGACTGCCCTGAAGCAGGCATCGTGATTTGGGCATAATCTTTGTTTCTGTATTTCTTTCCACGGAACACCCCAGTGTACTGGAAGAAGCCCTGTTAAATTGAAGAAAGTTTAACGGGCCAAGGGTACACCCAGTGAAACAAAAGAAGGTTTCACAAGGCAGGCGGGGCGGACACGGAAGGATACGGAAAGAGGATAATGGATATCCGTTTTCCGACCTCTGACCTCAAAAAATCCGTGCTATTGCGTGTATTCCATGGGCTGAAAATATAGCGGTTTGGAAACAGCCAAACGGCTGTTCATGCTTGCTGTGAGCTTTGGGATTGATGCGATTTAAAATTGGGCTGGCAAATGAAAAGAAACGCTTTGTTGAAACACCTACAAAAACATGGAGCCTGCCTTTTGCGGGAAGGTAGTCGGCACACTATTTTCCAACTTGGGCGCAGGAAGACTCAAGTGCCGAGACATGTAGAAATTGTTGATGAGTTGGCGCGAAAAATATGCAAAGATTTAGATATTCCATTCGTGAGGTGACTACATGAAATACCGTGCTGTGATTAAGCAAACAGATGGATGGTGGATTGGATGGCTTGTTGACCTCCCAGGAGTCAACGGCCAGGAGAAAACCCGTGAAGAGCTTATGGAATCTTTGCGCATTGGAGCGCAAGAAATGCTTGAGTCGAATGTTCCATTTGAACCAGGGTTCATCATGGAAAAGCTGGATGTCCCTGAGCCGGAGTGGGCATGAAATGAATTTTTCCCACGGAATACCCCAATGTACTGGACGTAGGTACACGGGGCAGGCACGGAAGGGGATTAATGGATTCCGATTTCTGACCTCTGACCTACGTCCTGCGTGCCTTTCAGTGTATTCCGGGACACTGCCAGAAAACGGCTTGCGTCGAGGCAACACATACCTTGAACGCGACAATGGACAGACACAAGAGCGGCAAAACACAGCACATTTTACTCCACCTCGCCAGAACCGCTTATCTGTCCGACTATTGAAGGCCACCTCTCTTCTTGCCCCTTACCTTTTTCCCGCATTCGCTTTCCCCTTTCCGCTTCCCCCTTGCCTACAAGCTTCAATAATTCCGGCCTGAAATTTGCTTGACCTTTTCAAAAACCTCTTAGCAGGCAAGCCATGTCCAGAGATGATCAAGCATATCCGCCAGTTTCAATCGCCGCCAAGGGATGTCAAAATGTTGTTGCGTATCGGGGTGAGGTGCGGCGTGAGAATAGGGAGAAGCTGCCTGGGCAGACCAGCATGGTGATGTGGTTCACGGGGCTGTCCGGATCGGGCAAGTCGACCATTGCTCATGCGGTGGAAGATCGGCTGCATGCCATGGGCAGGCTGACCTATGTTTTTGACGGTGGCGATGTCCATCGAGGGAGGCAGGGTCTGTCTCTTCCGATGGATAAGTTGAAAAATCGCAGCGTATTATTAAAATCATTCGGTTTGTGACCATTTGAAACATGGGATATCCGTTACGATATTTTGTTCCAGGCCATGTGTGGCACATAACCCATCGCTGCCACAATCGAGACTTTCTTTTGGACTACGCATGGTATCGCGATTTGTGGGTCAAATGGCTGCAGGAAGGTCATGACCGGTATGGCGTGCCGGTTCTGAATTTTTCGGTCACATCGAATCACATTCATTTGCTGGTGCTTGGTCCGGAAGACCGGGAGGCGATACCGAGGATGATGCAACTCGTGGCATCTCGGGTTGGGGCAACGTACAACAAACGCCGAGGGCGCAAGGGCGCTTTCTGGGAGAAGCGGTATCACGCCACCGGCGTTGAAACGGATGAATTTTTGGCACGGTGCTCACTTTATATCGACTTGAACATGAATCGTGCTGGAGTCGTGGATCATCCTCGTACTTGGAAACACTGCGGCTATCATGAAATCGTCAAACCCAAGCAACGGTATCGCCTCATTGCTGTTGATGAGCTTGTTCGTTTGATGGGAATGCCGGATACCATTGATTTCAGCGAGCACTATTCCGGGTGGCCAATGCGATTCGAAAGGGAAGCTTGTCGCGTGATGAAATCTGGACTGTGGAACTGGCCGTTGGGAGCAAGAGCTTTGTTGATATGCTGCGGCTGAAAATGGGTGCTGCTCCACGGAAAATGCCTGTTGCGGTTGCGCATGAGAACCCTGGTGAATACGGTCAGGGCAAGCACGAGAACATGATTGAATGGGAAGTTTTTAGCTCCAGCGATTTTTGAATTTTTTCATATTATTTTAGATTGTTGGGTGTAGAATGTTGTGTTTTGGGTGACAAAAGTTCTCTGTAAGGGGACGAAACAGGCCTTTTCTGTGAATCAAAGTCAGTAATTACAGCATATTGCTGGTCTCAGAGACCCTGCCCAAGTTACGCCAAGTAAGAAAAGTCTTCCGCCAGGGCAAAACTTCCCCCTCCCCGTCCTTTGCGGCCCCTGCGCGAGATAATTTTTCTTCTCCACTGAAGCTTACTTTTCTTGACCTTTGATCCGGAATCGTTTATCAATTTACGGAATACAACCCCGAAAAAGGCAAGACGAAAATGTATAAGAAGCGCCAAATATTTGCCAGTCTGGAAGAACACAGTAAAAATCGAAAAATTACGCTGCTTATTGGAGCCAGGCAGGTCGGCAAGACAACTCTGCTTCGAGAAATCTATAAAAGGCTTCCTCAAGATTGCCCCAAGCTGTTTTTAGACCTTGATGTGTACTCCAACTATGAAAAAGTGAGTACTTATGAAAATTGCTTAAATATTCTGAAGCTTAACGGGTACAAGCCCAACCACGAGCGGCGCTTTTTTCTTTTTCTTGATGAATTTCAAAGGTACTCGGATATAAGTCTGGTGCTAAAAAATCTGGCGGATCATCATCCGGATGTAAAGATATTTGCTTCAGGCTCATCCTCACTGGCAATTAATGAGCGCGTTCAGGAAAGTCTTGCCGGGCGCAAGCGAACAGTCAGGGTGTATCCCTTATCCTTCAAGGAATA
This window contains:
- a CDS encoding DegT/DnrJ/EryC1/StrS family aminotransferase, producing the protein MFETPSPYINYSTGRGLSFNDTEGLYVVRLQLDQLRVTHRQVFEATRDQGIGVNLHYIPVHTQPFYRELGFQLGDCPVAEKYYQEALTLPLFPGMNEEDQDRVVGALKRILPTEYTEEHGRTR
- a CDS encoding ORF6N domain-containing protein codes for the protein MKAIRLREQIKRNIIRFPEDFMFQLKEIEVDHLVSQNAIPSRKNLGGALPYGSKRLSSFQSILPQTRKADKSRTSGLTHVL
- a CDS encoding PIN domain protein — its product is MFRIYLDMCCFNRPYDDQSQTRIRLETEAKLLIQQKVKQGECAMLWSSTLKVECTKNPFEEHRMAIARWRSLAVELVYATHEVVAKAHEFTLFGVSNYDALHIASAISGKADYFITTDDRLLKKMRGNHEMRVMLPNAALAELEGWYED
- a CDS encoding type II toxin-antitoxin system HicA family toxin, with amino-acid sequence MKRNALLKHLQKHGACLLREGSRHTIFQLGRRKTQVPRHVEIVDELARKICKDLDIPFVR
- a CDS encoding type II toxin-antitoxin system HicB family antitoxin, which translates into the protein MKYRAVIKQTDGWWIGWLVDLPGVNGQEKTREELMESLRIGAQEMLESNVPFEPGFIMEKLDVPEPEWA
- a CDS encoding adenylyl-sulfate kinase, which translates into the protein MSRDDQAYPPVSIAAKGCQNVVAYRGEVRRENREKLPGQTSMVMWFTGLSGSGKSTIAHAVEDRLHAMGRLTYVFDGGDVHRGRQGLSLPMDKLKNRSVLLKSFGL
- a CDS encoding transposase; the encoded protein is MDYAWYRDLWVKWLQEGHDRYGVPVLNFSVTSNHIHLLVLGPEDREAIPRMMQLVASRVGATYNKRRGRKGAFWEKRYHATGVETDEFLARCSLYIDLNMNRAGVVDHPRTWKHCGYHEIVKPKQRYRLIAVDELVRLMGMPDTIDFSEHYSGWPMRFEREACRVMKSGLWNWPLGARALLICCG